One Scyliorhinus torazame isolate Kashiwa2021f unplaced genomic scaffold, sScyTor2.1 scaffold_77, whole genome shotgun sequence genomic window carries:
- the LOC140405566 gene encoding uncharacterized protein encodes MMMKVVLCMGWLMIQMPSLSLLVKMPKKVRTGRGPHSLPGTWKLFPLRTSLTHNNGKWSSETIRVQVQGGGILKQARRKRSASTNTVWEKAQTNAWWKWAAYTGKKNNDGKDCVICAADRPHTQVADIPWGSGDCWTMILKWKKEMCRPYSTIPRIYVHKNRTYKYDAIDCSANACDNLCKGTMPRCQVECILRAGAKHISSHVARQCPIWPKSAVDAVPEEWQVKPNLQVQDCYWREQDAGSNLGNYTGQCERIWDVSDIRGLLNPATANITGGMSPPPYVLEHQTNQLADLWWLCGPEKGLLATLPPDWHGLCARVMLAQSTVILPVESSITSRRAKRAYTLDPNVKLDAIGQPRGIPNEFKARNEIAAGFESIFFWISPNKNTEWINYIYYNQQRFINYSNDALAALGEQLDATSKMAWQNRQALDWLLAEKGGVCVMFGDQCCTFIPNNTSPEGSFTQAMNKLKNLATEMKDNAGFGQGVWSWLDRMFGKWGAWFAKAGAIAVTTIVILGLIFCCLLPVLRSFLSRIAARQMVTRVLSSSRSGRTTEEWGNLKSPPQSEFTMTLVEVESRHSMS; translated from the coding sequence ATGATGATGAAAGTAGTCCTGTGCATGGGCTGGCTGATGATACAAATGCCCAGCCTGAGCCTGTTAGTCAAGATGCCGAAGAAGGTGAGAACAGGGAGGGGCCCTCATTCCCTACCTGGGACTTGGAAACTATTTCCTTTGAGGACTTCCTTGACCCATAACAATGGAAAGTGGAGTTCAGAGACCATAAGGGTGCAGGTTCAGGGAGGTGGAATATTAAAACAAGCCAGACGAAAACGGTCAGCAAGCACAAATACTGTATGGGAGAAAGCACAGACAAACGCTTGGTGGAAATGGGCTGCATATACTGGTAAGAAAAATAATGATGGGAAAGATTGTGTGATATGTGCGGCGGACAGACCACACACCCAGGTAGCTGATATACCGTGGGGATCAGGAGACTGTTGGACCATGATATTAAAATGGAAAAAAGAAATGTGTCGCCCATATAGCACTATCCCACGCATCTATGTACACAAGAATCGAACTTACAAGTATGACGCAATAGACTGTTCAGCTAATGCATGTGATAACCTTTGTAAGGGGACAATGCCGAGATGTCAAGTCGAATGTATCCTACGTGCTGGGGCAAAGCATATCTCCTCCCATGTGGCCCGCCAGTGTCCAATATGGCCAAAATCGGCTGTGGATGCGGTCCCGGAGGAATGGCAGGTAAAACCCAACTTACAAGTCCAAGATTGCTATTGGAGGGAACAAGACGCGGGAAGTAATTTGGGAAATTACACAGGACAGTGTGAAAGGATTTGGGACGTTTCTGACATCCGTGGTCTGCTCAACCCTGCTACTGCCAACATAACAGGGGGAATGTCACCCCCTCCCTATGTATTAGAACATCAAACAAATCAACTGGCCGATCTCTGGTGGCTTTGTGGCCCGGAAAAAGGGCTGCTGGCTACGTTACCACCGGATTGGCATGGCCTGTGTGCTCGAGTAATGCTGGCCCAGAGCACTGTGATACTACCGGTGGAAAGCAGCATTACATCACGTAGAGCTAAGAGAGCATATACCCTTGACCCTAACGTAAAACTGGATGCAATTGGCCAACCCCGAGGTATCCCGAATGAGTTTAAAGCTAGGAATGAAATAGCCGCTGGGTTTGAATCCATCTTTTTCTGGATATCACCCAACAAGAATACTGAGTGGATCAATTACATTTATTATAATCAGCAGAGGTTTATTAATTATTCGAATGATGCCCTGGCTGCTTTGGGGGAGCAGTTGGATGCAACCAGCAAAATGGCATGGCAAAATCGACAGGCATTAGATTGGCTtctagctgaaaaaggaggtgtgtgtgttatgtttgggGATCAGTGTTGCACATTTATCCCTAATAACACTAGTCCAGAGGGGTCTTTTACACAAGCCATGAATAAGTTAAAGAATCTTGCGACAGAGATGAAAGATAATGCTGGATTTGGACAGGGGGTATGGAGTTGGTTGGATAGAATGTTCGGAAAATGGGGGGCATGGTTTGCCAAGGCCGGAGCTATAGCAGTCACAACAATAGTCATTTTGGGATTAATATTTTGTTGTCTCCTACCCGTCCTGAGATCCTTCCTTTCCAGGATAGCGGCACGGCAGATGGTGACTCGGGTGCTCAGCAGTTCGCGTTCAGGACGAACAACAGAAGAATGGGGAAACCTTAAGTCGCCCCCTCAAAGTGAATTTACCATGACCTTGGTTGAAGTTGAATCTCGTCACTCTATGAGCTAA